The sequence CTAGTTCGAACCTAGTATCGCCCACCATGAATTCACTGTTTCGCTTTCACGCGGAACGCCCGTAACCCCAGGCGCTGGCCCGCGCCGCGACAAAGTAGGAGAGGACCATGAAGGTCAAGAACTCGCTCCGCTCGCTGAAGAACCGGCACCGTGATTGCCGGGTCGTGCGCCGCAAAGGCCGCGTCTACGTCATCAACAAGACTCAGCGTCGGTTCAAAGCCCGTCAGGGCTGATCCGGACGGATCCGATTTTGAAGGCCTCGCCACCCGGCGGGGCCTTTTCCGTTTGGGCCGGCCTCCCGGCAGGCACGGCACCATGTCCGGCAGGAACGGTCAAGAATTCTTCAGGGGCCGCCTGCCCTAATGGTCGGCTTTGCGGGAGGTAGCGGAGATTGCAGTAGCCGCGCATCGGCGGGCCGCGGTGCGGCGATCCAACGATTGGTTTATGGCACTTTATCTCAGCCAAGTCCGAAAAACCTATGAGCGGAGTGCTTAGCTTTGCCAAATCGCCGTGCCGGGGGGCGGCGTCATGCCGGAGGCATGCTTTCAGCATGACGATGCGCGGCGGCCTTCGGCCTTGATTCCGCGCTGGACCTTCGCGATCGAATGCCCAACAAGGGCTCAAAGCCGCCATCGGCTCTGAAACATCACACGCGGCTCCGGCTCTAGGCATAGCCTCCTGTCTTGTGCCACCGCCATGCATCCTCAATCATCTGGCGCATGGTTGATCGCTTGGTTCGCCAGCCAAGCTCCGTCACCGCCTTTTCCGACCCCGAGACCAGCTTGGTGGCGTCCCCCTCGCGGCGCGGGCCCTCGTCGAACGGCACCTCCAGATTGGTCACGGCGCGGGCGGCGTCCATGACCTCGCGCACCGAAAACCCGTCCCCCGTGCCAAGGTTGTAAACCGCGCTTCCCTTGCCCGCTTCAAGCTGCTTGAGGCCAAGGATATGCGCATCCACCAGATCGCAGACATGCACGTAATCGCGCACACAGGTCCCGTCGGGCGTGTCGTAATCCGTGCCATAGATCGTCAGCTTGTCACGCTGCCCGTCGATTGCCTGCAAAACCACCGGGATCAGGTGGGTTTCGGGCTCATGCGCCTCGCCCACTTCGGCCTCGGGGTCCGCACCCGCCACGTTGAAATAGCGGAAGATCACGCTTTTCAGGTCATGCGCCGCCTCGACATCGCGCAGGATGTCTTCGATGGCCCGCTTTGACGCGCCATAAGCGTTCAAGGGCTCTTGCGGCGTGTCCTCGTCCAGAACCACGTTGTCATGCTCGCCATAGGTGGCGCAGGTCGATGAGAAAACGAAATTCCGGCATCCGGCCGCCACGCTGGCTTCGATCAGGGTCAGCGAGCCGCAGACATTGTTGCGCCAGTACAGCCCCGGCTTCTCCATGGCCTCCCCCACCAGGGACAGGGCCGCGAAATGCATCACCGCGACAGGCTGGTACTTGGCAAAGACCTCATCCAGCCGCGCGCGGTCTTCCAGTTCGCCCTGCTCGAAAGGGCCGAATTTCACCGCGTCGCGCCAGCCCGTCGACAGGTTGTCATAGGTGACCGGCTCATACCCTGCCTGTTTCAAGAACTTGCAGGCATGAGAGCCGATAT comes from Roseovarius bejariae and encodes:
- the ykgO gene encoding type B 50S ribosomal protein L36, with amino-acid sequence MKVKNSLRSLKNRHRDCRVVRRKGRVYVINKTQRRFKARQG
- the galE gene encoding UDP-glucose 4-epimerase GalE; this translates as MERVLVTGGAGYIGSHACKFLKQAGYEPVTYDNLSTGWRDAVKFGPFEQGELEDRARLDEVFAKYQPVAVMHFAALSLVGEAMEKPGLYWRNNVCGSLTLIEASVAAGCRNFVFSSTCATYGEHDNVVLDEDTPQEPLNAYGASKRAIEDILRDVEAAHDLKSVIFRYFNVAGADPEAEVGEAHEPETHLIPVVLQAIDGQRDKLTIYGTDYDTPDGTCVRDYVHVCDLVDAHILGLKQLEAGKGSAVYNLGTGDGFSVREVMDAARAVTNLEVPFDEGPRREGDATKLVSGSEKAVTELGWRTKRSTMRQMIEDAWRWHKTGGYA